The bacterium genome contains the following window.
TTTGATTTTAGGGAGCTGCTTACATATTGTAGCCGCTATGAAAATTGCTGGTTTACAGTATTTGTTCAGGATTTTACTTCGCCTGATAGCGTGATAATTCAGTGCAACAAGCGCGCGACAGATGATTTGCTCGACTACTTTCATGACATCAAGACCGATCGCTTTCGTGAGCTTGTAGCCCCTGATGACACCACGGTTTTCTATTTCGGTGTTTTTAATTTTGGCCGTAATAATGATCAATACGATGTTTGGTTCGAAGAAGATGTCCCTGATGGATGGATGGTGGATATTCGTTCAGGTGGTGTCCTCTTCGATTCAACTAGAATAGCAGTTTCGAGTGCATCACTGCAAGATTTCGAACTCAGAATGTCACCATGCGGCGATGTTGGTTACGGTGATGTTTATCTTCATATAACTGCTGTCGATGATCCTGAGGCAAGGTTAGAGACCTTCCATTTCAAGGCATATTCGGGTGGAGATATGCTACTTATCTCGAGTAGCGCAGCCACAGAGGATATTCCATATTATGATGACTTTTTTACAGACCATTCCATCGAATATGGTCTTTGGTCGATGGAAGAGCACGGCCTATTACCGGATATTAGCGACCTTGCTTTCGAAGCGATAATTTGGAATGATGGTATCAACCTCTATGATTCGCTTATGATTTCCGATAGGGAAGGAATGATAGGTTTTCTTGAGGATGGGGGCAAGATGCTAATTACTTCGGGATCGATTGGGCGAGATGTAGGTGGCGACCTGGATTTCTACCACAATTGTCTCGGTGTCGATTATGATGGTCTCGAATTCGGTGCTACGGGAGTTATGGGAACATATCCGGGATCGTTCTTTACAGGTTATTCATGCGCTCTCCCCGGTCTGCCTGCAGAGGGTTTCCTAATTCGGGCTGGTGCAGGTTCTGAAGGTATCCTCAGGCTTAGCACAGGGCCTACATGTGGATTGCAGAAGACTTTTACTTCAGGGGGAAAGCTCATATATCTATCTTTTATGTTCGAGTCGATATCCAATGAAGCCGAACGCGATGATCTTTGGAATAGGATTGTTCAATTTTGGGGCGGGTTTAGCATTGATGAACGCTATCTTCCGAAATCGAATTGTATTATTTCTGCCTCACCGAATCCATTTAATAGCGCTGTAT
Protein-coding sequences here:
- a CDS encoding T9SS type A sorting domain-containing protein, with amino-acid sequence MKKQLFCVLILTAVVVSCFSFTRRSLVEINTNTGCGSCKSANDWLDEWYPLHIDDICVLRYHTSGPDAADPFYITNQPQNNQRAGMYSLGFVPLMIINGARQDDWSLSGALAESEAGAYTPFELEVFPIDTGICRVRLTCEDGGYDDILNLCCVLNEDTAHYDAPNGQTMFYQTMRYMLPNPFGEEIHIEGDTIIELDFDFRELLTYCSRYENCWFTVFVQDFTSPDSVIIQCNKRATDDLLDYFHDIKTDRFRELVAPDDTTVFYFGVFNFGRNNDQYDVWFEEDVPDGWMVDIRSGGVLFDSTRIAVSSASLQDFELRMSPCGDVGYGDVYLHITAVDDPEARLETFHFKAYSGGDMLLISSSAATEDIPYYDDFFTDHSIEYGLWSMEEHGLLPDISDLAFEAIIWNDGINLYDSLMISDREGMIGFLEDGGKMLITSGSIGRDVGGDLDFYHNCLGVDYDGLEFGATGVMGTYPGSFFTGYSCALPGLPAEGFLIRAGAGSEGILRLSTGPTCGLQKTFTSGGKLIYLSFMFESISNEAERDDLWNRIVQFWGGFSIDERYLPKSNCIISASPNPFNSAVSIKIDIDEPSKGTIEAFDMSGRRIAELYHGMISAEGYTVRWQNPDLPTGLYFIRVNIAGRSEEVKTLLIK